A stretch of the Pseudomonas sp. ACM7 genome encodes the following:
- the rluC gene encoding 23S rRNA pseudouridine(955/2504/2580) synthase RluC, translating to MTTTAPSTPAVQLLEVSPEYAGQRIDNFLLARLKGVPKTLIYRILRKGEVRVNKGRIKPEYKLQAGDIVRVPPVRVPERDEPVPLAQGLLQRLEASIVFEDKALIVINKPCGIAVHGGSGLTYGVIEAFRQLRPDCKELELVHRLDRDTSGLLMIAKKRSMLRHLHTALRGDGVDKRYMALVRGNWAASIKQVRASLGKSNLRSGERMVEVDEEEGKESVTVFKVLRRFGDFATLIEAKPITGRTHQIRVHTLHAGHCIAGDTKYGDEGFSKEIRDLGGKRLFLHAYMLTVPLPDGGELKLQAPVDEMWAKTVERLSAPI from the coding sequence ATGACGACTACTGCCCCTTCGACCCCAGCCGTACAACTGCTGGAGGTCTCGCCGGAATATGCCGGCCAACGTATTGATAACTTCCTTCTCGCTCGGCTCAAAGGCGTGCCCAAGACCTTGATTTACCGCATTTTGCGCAAAGGCGAAGTGCGAGTGAACAAAGGTCGGATCAAGCCCGAATACAAGCTGCAGGCGGGCGATATCGTGCGCGTGCCGCCGGTTCGCGTGCCTGAGCGCGACGAGCCGGTGCCGCTGGCACAAGGCCTGCTGCAGCGCCTCGAAGCCTCGATTGTGTTCGAGGACAAGGCGTTGATCGTGATCAACAAGCCTTGCGGCATCGCGGTTCACGGTGGCAGCGGCTTGACTTACGGGGTGATCGAAGCCTTTCGTCAGTTGCGTCCCGATTGCAAGGAGCTCGAACTGGTTCACCGTCTCGACCGTGACACCTCCGGCCTGCTGATGATCGCCAAGAAGCGCAGCATGCTGCGTCACTTGCACACGGCATTGCGCGGCGATGGCGTCGACAAGCGCTACATGGCGCTGGTTCGCGGCAACTGGGCGGCCTCGATCAAGCAAGTCCGAGCGTCGCTCGGCAAGAGCAACCTGCGCTCCGGCGAGCGTATGGTCGAGGTCGACGAGGAAGAGGGCAAGGAGTCCGTGACCGTGTTCAAGGTCCTGCGTCGTTTTGGCGACTTTGCCACCCTGATCGAAGCCAAACCGATTACCGGCCGTACTCACCAAATCCGCGTCCACACCTTGCACGCCGGGCATTGCATTGCCGGTGACACCAAGTACGGCGATGAAGGCTTCAGCAAAGAGATTCGTGACCTGGGCGGAAAGCGCCTGTTCCTGCACGCCTACATGCTGACCGTGCCGCTGCCTGATGGTGGTGAGCTGAAGTTGCAGGCGCCGGTCGACGAGATGTGGGCCAAAACCGTGGAGCGCCTGAGTGCACCCATCTGA
- the rne gene encoding ribonuclease E, producing the protein MKRMLINATQPEELRVALVDGQRLYDLDIESGAREQKKANIYKGRITRIEPSLEAAFVDFGSERHGFLPLKEISREYFKKAPEGRVNIKDVLSEGQEVIVQVEKEERGNKGAALTTFISLAGRYLVLMPNNPRAGGISRRIEGEERNELREALNGLVAPADMGLIVRTAGLGRSSEEMQWDLDYLLQLWTAIKEASLDRSAPFLIYQESNVIIRAIRDYLRQDIGEVLIDSVEAQDEALTFIRQVMPQYASKIKLYEDSVPLFNRFQIESQIETAFQRVVELPSGGSIVIDPTEALVSIDINSARATKGSDIEETALQTNLEAAEEIARQLRLRDIGGLIVIDFIDMTPAKNQRAVEEKVRECLEADRARVQVGRISRFGLLEMSRQRLRPSLGESSGIVCPRCNGTGIIRDVESLSLAILRLIEEEALKDRTAEVRAQVPIPVAAFLLNEKRNSITKIELRTRARIVILPNDHLETPHFEVQRLRDDSPEAAVGQSSYEIAAAAAEVEEVQPAAATRTLVRQEAAVKTAPARANAPIPTEVVAAAPVAAPVAAPEPSLFKGLVKSLVSLFATKEEPVTPVVVEKPATTERPARNEERRNGRQQSRNRNGRRDEERKPREERAPREERAPREPREAREETPAVAVERAPREERAPRAPREERAPRAPREDRKPRGDREERPVRELREPLDAAPAAAAIAATAEERPARQPREERAPRPPREERQPRAEQAAAAVAEEELVTNEEQLQEDGQEGAEGDRPRRRSRGQRRRSNRRERQRDANGNVIEGSEESESAEGNEAAETNEAPSAADLAAGLAVTAAVASTVISAPAEAQANEQAERATAATLETAPVEAPVVEATTSVEATAAPEIEVAPVREAQPVFEAAAEPVVAAEPVVETATETVTEAVREIREEQTAFNWVAEPAAAEAPEAEAMVSEPVVAAAEPAPVVEAPVVAEVAAPEVEAAPVSALTPSGRAPNDPREVRRRKREAERLQKEAELAAAAAPAAVEPAPVVAEVVEAAPAPAAEVAAAEPAGSVIDEAPRSVQEAVEQHEQALEKEHEPKPLV; encoded by the coding sequence ATGAAAAGAATGCTGATTAACGCAACTCAACCCGAAGAGTTGCGTGTTGCACTGGTAGATGGCCAACGCCTCTACGACCTGGACATCGAATCCGGTGCACGCGAGCAGAAAAAGGCCAACATCTATAAAGGCCGGATTACTCGCATCGAACCAAGCCTTGAGGCTGCCTTTGTCGATTTCGGCTCCGAGCGCCACGGCTTCCTGCCCCTCAAAGAAATCTCCCGCGAATACTTCAAGAAAGCCCCCGAAGGCCGCGTCAACATCAAGGACGTCCTGAGCGAAGGCCAGGAAGTCATCGTTCAGGTCGAAAAAGAAGAACGTGGCAACAAGGGCGCAGCCCTGACCACCTTCATCAGCCTGGCCGGTCGTTACCTCGTTCTGATGCCGAACAACCCGCGTGCCGGCGGTATTTCCCGTCGCATCGAAGGTGAAGAGCGCAACGAACTGCGTGAAGCACTGAACGGCCTGGTTGCCCCAGCCGACATGGGTCTGATCGTTCGCACTGCCGGCCTGGGCCGCAGCAGCGAAGAAATGCAGTGGGACCTCGACTACCTGCTGCAACTCTGGACCGCCATCAAAGAAGCCTCGCTGGATCGCTCCGCGCCGTTCCTGATCTACCAGGAAAGCAACGTGATCATCCGCGCCATCCGCGATTACCTGCGCCAGGACATCGGCGAAGTGCTGATCGACAGCGTTGAAGCCCAGGACGAAGCCCTGACCTTCATCCGCCAGGTGATGCCGCAGTACGCCAGCAAGATCAAGCTGTACGAAGACAGCGTTCCGCTGTTCAACCGTTTCCAGATCGAAAGCCAGATCGAGACCGCTTTCCAGCGCGTCGTTGAACTGCCTTCCGGCGGCTCCATCGTTATCGATCCGACCGAAGCCCTGGTGTCCATCGACATCAACTCGGCGCGCGCCACCAAAGGCAGCGACATCGAAGAAACCGCCCTGCAGACCAACCTTGAAGCCGCCGAAGAAATCGCCCGTCAGTTGCGCTTGCGCGACATCGGCGGCCTGATCGTCATCGACTTCATCGACATGACCCCTGCCAAGAACCAGCGCGCCGTGGAAGAAAAAGTCCGCGAATGCCTGGAAGCCGACCGCGCTCGCGTGCAAGTCGGTCGCATCTCGCGCTTCGGCCTGCTGGAAATGTCCCGTCAGCGCCTGCGTCCATCCCTGGGCGAAAGCAGCGGCATCGTTTGCCCGCGTTGCAACGGCACCGGCATCATCCGTGACGTTGAATCGCTGTCGCTGGCGATTCTGCGCCTGATCGAAGAAGAAGCCCTGAAAGACCGCACTGCCGAAGTTCGCGCCCAAGTGCCGATCCCGGTCGCCGCGTTCCTGCTCAATGAAAAACGCAACTCGATCACCAAGATCGAACTGCGCACCCGTGCCCGCATCGTCATTCTGCCGAACGATCATCTCGAAACGCCGCACTTCGAAGTGCAGCGTTTGCGCGATGACAGCCCGGAAGCCGCGGTCGGCCAGTCCAGCTACGAAATCGCTGCTGCCGCTGCCGAAGTCGAAGAAGTCCAGCCAGCCGCTGCGACCCGCACCCTGGTTCGCCAGGAAGCCGCGGTCAAGACTGCTCCGGCTCGCGCCAACGCTCCGATTCCGACCGAAGTCGTCGCTGCCGCACCCGTTGCTGCACCGGTCGCCGCGCCTGAGCCAAGCCTGTTCAAAGGCCTGGTGAAGTCGCTGGTCAGCCTGTTCGCGACCAAAGAAGAGCCAGTTACTCCGGTTGTGGTTGAAAAACCAGCAACCACCGAGCGTCCGGCCCGCAACGAAGAACGTCGCAACGGTCGTCAGCAGAGCCGCAACCGTAACGGTCGCCGCGATGAAGAGCGCAAGCCTCGTGAGGAACGTGCACCGCGTGAAGAGCGCGCACCACGTGAGCCACGCGAAGCCCGCGAAGAAACTCCAGCGGTAGCAGTAGAACGCGCTCCACGTGAAGAGCGCGCACCTCGCGCACCTCGTGAAGAACGTGCACCGCGCGCTCCTCGCGAAGATCGCAAGCCACGTGGCGATCGTGAAGAACGCCCGGTTCGTGAATTGCGTGAGCCTCTGGATGCCGCTCCGGCCGCCGCTGCTATCGCCGCTACCGCTGAAGAGCGTCCAGCCCGCCAGCCACGCGAAGAACGTGCTCCACGCCCACCGCGTGAAGAACGTCAGCCACGTGCCGAGCAAGCCGCTGCCGCAGTAGCTGAAGAAGAGTTGGTTACCAACGAAGAGCAACTGCAGGAAGACGGTCAGGAAGGCGCCGAAGGCGATCGTCCACGCCGCCGCTCCCGTGGCCAGCGTCGTCGCAGCAACCGTCGTGAGCGTCAGCGCGATGCCAACGGTAATGTGATCGAAGGTTCGGAAGAATCAGAGTCCGCCGAAGGTAACGAAGCTGCCGAAACCAACGAAGCGCCAAGCGCTGCCGATCTGGCCGCCGGCCTGGCTGTTACCGCAGCCGTTGCCAGCACCGTGATCAGCGCTCCAGCCGAAGCACAGGCTAACGAGCAAGCCGAACGCGCGACTGCCGCCACCCTGGAAACTGCTCCAGTGGAAGCGCCAGTGGTTGAAGCAACGACTTCGGTCGAAGCCACCGCAGCTCCGGAAATCGAAGTCGCCCCGGTTCGTGAAGCACAGCCTGTATTTGAAGCTGCCGCTGAGCCAGTGGTTGCCGCAGAACCGGTTGTCGAAACAGCCACCGAAACAGTGACCGAAGCTGTCCGTGAAATTCGCGAAGAGCAAACCGCGTTCAACTGGGTTGCCGAGCCAGCCGCCGCCGAAGCGCCAGAAGCCGAGGCCATGGTGTCCGAGCCAGTGGTTGCTGCTGCCGAGCCTGCTCCGGTGGTTGAAGCGCCGGTTGTTGCCGAAGTGGCCGCACCGGAAGTCGAAGCCGCCCCTGTCAGCGCCCTGACGCCAAGTGGCCGTGCGCCGAACGACCCACGTGAAGTGCGTCGCCGCAAGCGTGAAGCCGAGCGTCTGCAGAAAGAAGCCGAACTGGCTGCCGCTGCTGCTCCGGCTGCTGTCGAACCAGCACCGGTTGTCGCTGAAGTCGTCGAGGCAGCACCTGCCCCGGCTGCTGAAGTCGCTGCTGCCGAACCAGCTGGATCGGTGATCGACGAAGCACCGCGCTCCGTTCAGGAAGCGGTAGAGCAACACGAGCAAGCCCTGGAAAAAGAACACGAGCCTAAACCTCTCGTCTGA
- a CDS encoding nucleotidyltransferase family protein — translation MSEPIGVIVLAAGQGSRFRQEAGAERDKLVADCTGREGAVHSLIEQVLANLPTSLEKRVLVTTVDRPQVIRMAKAYGCEIVLIESTGMGDSIAAGVAACPLLSGWLIVLGDMPFILPTSIERVVAEIADDAVSVPVHQGEFGHPVGFGRSFGATLMALSGDRGAKALFAQARVVEVMVDDPGVLWDVDVPEKLIYQ, via the coding sequence ATGAGTGAACCGATCGGCGTCATCGTTTTGGCAGCGGGGCAGGGCAGTCGGTTTCGACAGGAGGCCGGTGCCGAGAGGGACAAGCTGGTGGCGGATTGTACGGGGCGCGAGGGTGCTGTTCATTCGTTGATCGAGCAAGTGCTGGCGAATTTGCCGACCTCCCTTGAGAAGCGCGTCCTGGTGACCACTGTGGATCGACCGCAAGTGATCCGCATGGCCAAGGCTTATGGTTGCGAGATCGTGCTGATCGAATCGACCGGCATGGGTGACAGCATCGCAGCCGGTGTGGCGGCGTGTCCGCTGCTCAGTGGCTGGCTGATTGTGCTGGGGGATATGCCGTTCATCCTTCCAACGAGTATTGAGCGTGTGGTGGCGGAGATTGCTGATGACGCCGTCAGTGTTCCGGTGCATCAAGGTGAGTTTGGACATCCGGTGGGATTTGGGCGCAGCTTCGGTGCTACGTTGATGGCGTTGTCCGGTGATCGAGGTGCCAAGGCGTTGTTTGCGCAGGCGAGGGTGGTCGAGGTGATGGTGGACGATCCCGGGGTGTTGTGGGATGTGGATGTGCCAGAGAAGTTGATCTACCAGTAG
- a CDS encoding XdhC family protein has product MDSVDLNVLRSVLEWRRAGQRVVLYSVVQTWGTAPRAPGAMLALREDGVVIGSVSGGCVEDDLIARLHDGRIPADGPPVQLITYGITREEAARFGLPCGGTLRLTEERVGDPAWVAELLARCEAHEIVARSLSVETGEVVLQPADKTDVLTFDGKKLRAIYGPRWRLLLIGAGQLSRYVAEMARLLDFEVLICDPRTEFVYGWEEQHGRFVSGMPDDAVLSIQTDERTAIVALTHDPRLDDMALLTALDSRAFYVGALGSRINSLKRRENLAQLGLSQQAIERLHGPIGLHIGSHTPAEIALSLLAEIVAIKNGVELKQKKLLQEVV; this is encoded by the coding sequence ATGGACAGCGTCGATCTGAACGTCCTGCGCAGCGTACTGGAATGGCGCCGCGCCGGTCAGCGGGTGGTGTTGTACAGCGTCGTCCAGACCTGGGGCACCGCGCCTCGGGCACCTGGCGCCATGCTTGCCTTGCGTGAAGATGGCGTGGTGATTGGCTCGGTGTCCGGTGGTTGTGTCGAAGACGATTTGATTGCCCGGCTGCACGACGGTCGTATTCCAGCCGATGGGCCGCCGGTGCAATTGATCACTTACGGCATCACCCGTGAGGAGGCGGCACGCTTCGGTTTGCCGTGCGGCGGCACCTTGCGCCTGACTGAGGAGCGGGTCGGTGACCCGGCTTGGGTCGCTGAGTTGCTGGCGCGCTGCGAGGCGCATGAAATCGTTGCTCGCTCGCTCAGTGTCGAGACGGGTGAAGTCGTGCTGCAACCGGCTGACAAGACTGATGTGCTGACGTTCGATGGCAAGAAGCTACGGGCCATTTACGGCCCGCGTTGGCGGTTGTTGCTGATCGGTGCGGGGCAGTTGTCCCGGTATGTCGCCGAGATGGCTCGTTTGCTGGATTTCGAAGTGCTGATCTGCGATCCGCGCACCGAGTTCGTTTACGGTTGGGAAGAGCAGCACGGGCGATTTGTTTCGGGCATGCCCGATGACGCGGTGCTCAGCATCCAGACTGACGAGCGTACGGCCATCGTCGCGCTGACCCACGATCCTCGACTCGATGACATGGCGCTGCTCACGGCGCTGGATTCCAGGGCGTTTTATGTCGGTGCACTGGGTTCGCGGATCAACAGCTTGAAACGCCGGGAGAACCTGGCTCAGCTAGGCTTGTCACAGCAGGCCATCGAGCGGCTGCACGGCCCGATCGGTTTGCACATTGGCAGCCACACACCGGCGGAAATTGCCTTGTCGCTACTGGCCGAAATCGTGGCGATCAAGAACGGCGTCGAGCTCAAGCAGAAGAAGCTGTTGCAGGAGGTCGTATGA
- a CDS encoding xanthine dehydrogenase family protein molybdopterin-binding subunit: protein MSQLPNDFALSNLSRRGFLKGVGATSALVLVASWGWQDAFAAEKEKKFGADGMPNGWIDDPKVYVSIAADGTVTVVCNRSEMGQGVRTSLTMVVADELEADWAMMKVQQAPGDEVRFGNQDTDGSRSMRHWYEPMRRCGAAARTMLEQAAAEQWKVPVSECRAQLHKVIHQPTGRELGYGALAAAAGALAVPARDSLRLKQPSEFRYIGKEGTKAIDGADIVNGRAIYGADVHFDGMLYATIARPAVYGGKVKSVDSSAAMKVPGVIKVVQIEGHPLPSEFQPLGGVAVVASNTWAAIKGREALKIEWDDGPNASYDSIAYRKELEAASLKPGKVVRNTGNIDEAMGSADSTLEASYYLPHLTQAPMEPMVAIARFKDGVCEAWAPSQAPQVTRERIGERLGIPFDNVTFNVTLLGGGFGRKSKPDFIIEAAILAKEFPGKAVRVQWTREDDIHCSYFHTVSAEYLKASLNKDGLPSGWLHRTVAPSITALFAPGMNHEAAFELGMGFTNMAYAIPNVRLENPEATVHTRVGWYRSVSNIPHGFAIQSFVDELAHKAGQDPLKYQIKLLGPDRQIDPRTLSEEWNYGESPERYPIDTARLRTVLETAAKASGWGRELPKGRGLGLAVHYSFVTYVAAVIEVEVKDDGTLIVHRADIAVDCGPQINPERIRAQFEGACVMGLGNAVLGEISFKDGKVQQDNFHMYEVARMSLAPKEVAVHLVTPSGDVPLGGVGEPGVPPIAPALCNAIFAATGKRIRNLPVRYQLQGWQKAQA from the coding sequence ATGAGCCAGTTACCGAATGATTTCGCGCTGAGCAACCTCAGTCGCCGCGGTTTCCTCAAAGGCGTTGGCGCCACCAGTGCGCTGGTACTGGTGGCGAGCTGGGGCTGGCAAGACGCGTTTGCTGCCGAAAAAGAAAAGAAATTCGGCGCCGATGGCATGCCCAACGGCTGGATCGATGATCCGAAGGTGTACGTCAGCATCGCCGCTGACGGCACGGTGACCGTGGTCTGCAACCGTTCGGAAATGGGCCAGGGTGTGCGCACCAGCCTGACGATGGTGGTGGCCGATGAACTGGAAGCCGACTGGGCGATGATGAAGGTGCAACAGGCGCCGGGCGATGAAGTGCGCTTCGGCAACCAGGACACCGATGGCTCGCGCAGCATGCGCCACTGGTACGAGCCGATGCGTCGCTGCGGTGCTGCCGCGCGGACCATGCTTGAACAAGCCGCTGCCGAACAGTGGAAAGTGCCGGTCAGCGAATGCCGCGCGCAACTGCATAAAGTCATTCACCAACCGACCGGTCGTGAGCTGGGTTACGGTGCATTGGCCGCCGCTGCCGGTGCGCTGGCGGTACCGGCGCGTGACAGCCTGCGGCTCAAGCAGCCGTCGGAATTCCGCTACATCGGCAAGGAAGGCACCAAGGCTATCGACGGTGCCGACATCGTCAATGGCCGCGCCATTTACGGTGCAGACGTCCATTTCGACGGCATGCTCTACGCCACCATTGCACGTCCTGCGGTGTACGGCGGCAAGGTCAAGTCCGTCGACTCCAGCGCCGCGATGAAGGTCCCGGGTGTGATCAAGGTCGTGCAGATCGAAGGCCATCCGCTGCCCTCGGAGTTTCAGCCGTTGGGCGGCGTGGCCGTGGTGGCCAGCAATACCTGGGCGGCGATCAAGGGCCGCGAGGCGTTGAAAATCGAGTGGGATGATGGTCCTAACGCCAGTTATGACTCGATCGCCTACCGCAAGGAACTGGAAGCCGCGTCCCTCAAACCGGGCAAAGTGGTGCGCAATACCGGCAACATCGATGAAGCGATGGGCAGCGCCGACAGCACGCTCGAAGCATCCTATTACCTGCCGCACCTCACGCAAGCGCCCATGGAACCGATGGTCGCCATCGCCCGCTTCAAGGACGGCGTCTGCGAAGCCTGGGCCCCAAGCCAGGCGCCACAAGTCACCCGCGAACGAATTGGCGAACGCCTTGGTATCCCGTTCGATAACGTCACCTTTAACGTCACTTTGTTGGGCGGCGGTTTCGGTCGTAAATCCAAACCGGACTTCATCATCGAAGCGGCCATCCTTGCCAAGGAGTTCCCTGGCAAGGCGGTGCGAGTGCAATGGACCCGTGAAGACGACATCCACTGCTCCTATTTCCACACGGTGTCGGCCGAGTACCTGAAAGCCAGCCTGAACAAAGACGGCCTGCCGTCCGGCTGGTTGCACCGCACCGTGGCACCGAGCATCACCGCGCTGTTTGCGCCGGGCATGAACCACGAGGCGGCCTTCGAGTTGGGCATGGGCTTTACCAACATGGCTTACGCGATTCCCAACGTGCGCCTGGAAAACCCGGAAGCGACGGTCCATACCCGCGTCGGCTGGTATCGCTCGGTGTCGAACATTCCTCACGGTTTTGCGATTCAGAGCTTTGTCGATGAACTTGCGCACAAGGCCGGCCAGGATCCGCTCAAGTACCAGATCAAATTGCTCGGCCCGGACCGGCAGATCGATCCGCGCACCTTGAGTGAAGAGTGGAATTACGGCGAATCCCCCGAGCGTTATCCGATCGACACCGCGCGTCTGCGCACGGTGCTGGAAACCGCTGCCAAAGCTTCCGGTTGGGGCCGTGAGTTGCCCAAGGGCCGAGGCCTGGGCCTGGCGGTGCATTACAGTTTCGTGACCTATGTGGCGGCGGTAATTGAGGTCGAAGTCAAAGACGACGGCACGCTGATCGTGCACAGGGCAGACATCGCGGTGGATTGCGGTCCGCAGATCAACCCCGAGCGCATTCGTGCGCAGTTCGAAGGTGCCTGTGTCATGGGCCTGGGCAACGCTGTGCTGGGGGAAATCAGCTTCAAGGACGGCAAGGTCCAGCAGGACAACTTCCACATGTACGAAGTGGCGCGCATGTCGCTGGCGCCGAAGGAAGTCGCGGTTCATCTGGTCACACCATCGGGTGATGTGCCATTAGGCGGTGTCGGTGAACCGGGCGTGCCACCGATCGCACCTGCGCTGTGCAACGCAATCTTTGCTGCCACCGGCAAGCGCATCCGCAACCTGCCGGTTCGCTATCAGCTGCAAGGTTGGCAGAAGGCGCAAGCCTGA
- a CDS encoding (2Fe-2S)-binding protein, with the protein MITLKLNGQDHQLDVTEDMPLLWAIRDVAGYNGTKFGCGMGLCGACTIHIEGAPARSCITPIGSVVGQNVTTIDNLHADPVGQVVQQAWLDTAVAQCGFCQGGQIMSATALLKTNPNPSDEQIEEAMVGNICRCGTYNRIKTAIRQASTHLKEAKA; encoded by the coding sequence ATGATTACCCTGAAGCTCAATGGTCAAGACCATCAACTCGATGTCACCGAGGACATGCCGCTGCTCTGGGCAATCCGCGACGTGGCTGGTTACAACGGCACCAAATTCGGCTGCGGCATGGGCCTGTGCGGCGCCTGCACCATCCATATCGAAGGCGCCCCGGCGCGCAGTTGCATCACGCCGATCGGTTCGGTGGTCGGCCAGAACGTCACCACCATCGACAACCTGCACGCCGACCCGGTCGGACAAGTCGTCCAGCAAGCCTGGCTCGACACCGCCGTGGCCCAGTGCGGTTTCTGTCAGGGCGGGCAGATCATGTCCGCCACGGCGCTGCTCAAGACCAACCCGAACCCCAGCGACGAACAGATCGAAGAGGCGATGGTCGGCAATATTTGCCGCTGCGGCACTTACAACCGCATCAAGACCGCCATCCGCCAGGCATCCACTCACCTGAAGGAGGCCAAGGCATGA
- the murB gene encoding UDP-N-acetylmuramate dehydrogenase, translated as MSLQVRAQVSLKPFNTFGVDVQARLFAEAHSDADVREALAYAVEHDVPLLVIGGGSNLLLTADIQSLVLRMATRGIRILSDDGSKVVIEAEAGEPWHPFVQHTLAQGLSGLENLSLIPGTVGAAPMQNIGAYGVEIKDVFAGLTALDRQTGNLRDFTLEECNFAYRDSLFKQEPGRWLILRVRFILDRAAHLHLEYGPVRQRLTEQGIDRPTATDVSQAICSIRNEKLPDPAVLGNAGSFFKNPLVPAALVAQLKGEYPDLVAYAQPDGQMKLAAGWLIERAGWKGFRDADAGVHKLQALVLVNYGNATGLQLLNLAQRIQEDISERFHVDLEMEPNRY; from the coding sequence ATGAGTTTGCAGGTGCGCGCCCAGGTTTCGCTCAAGCCGTTCAACACCTTTGGCGTCGATGTTCAGGCCCGGCTGTTTGCCGAGGCCCACAGCGATGCCGACGTGCGTGAAGCCCTGGCCTATGCGGTGGAACATGACGTGCCGCTGCTGGTGATTGGCGGTGGCAGCAATTTGCTGCTGACGGCCGATATCCAGTCGCTGGTGCTGCGCATGGCCACGCGCGGGATTCGCATCCTGAGCGATGATGGCAGCAAGGTTGTGATCGAAGCCGAGGCCGGCGAGCCTTGGCATCCGTTCGTGCAGCACACCCTGGCGCAGGGTTTGTCGGGGCTGGAGAACCTCAGCCTGATCCCCGGCACCGTCGGCGCGGCACCGATGCAGAACATCGGCGCCTATGGTGTAGAGATCAAAGACGTGTTCGCCGGCCTGACGGCGCTGGATCGCCAGACCGGCAACCTGCGGGACTTCACCCTGGAAGAATGCAACTTCGCCTACCGCGACAGCCTGTTCAAACAGGAACCGGGGCGTTGGTTGATCCTGCGGGTACGTTTCATCCTGGACCGCGCCGCGCACCTGCATCTGGAGTACGGCCCGGTGCGTCAGCGCCTGACCGAGCAAGGCATCGATCGCCCGACCGCCACCGATGTCAGCCAGGCGATTTGCAGTATCCGCAACGAAAAGCTTCCAGACCCGGCAGTGCTGGGCAATGCCGGCAGCTTCTTCAAGAATCCTTTGGTGCCAGCGGCGCTCGTCGCGCAACTCAAAGGTGAATACCCGGATCTGGTGGCCTACGCGCAACCCGACGGGCAGATGAAACTGGCGGCGGGCTGGCTGATCGAGCGAGCCGGCTGGAAAGGTTTCCGTGATGCCGACGCTGGCGTGCATAAATTGCAGGCGTTGGTGCTGGTCAACTATGGCAACGCGACCGGTCTGCAATTGCTGAACCTGGCGCAACGTATCCAGGAAGACATTTCAGAACGTTTTCATGTCGACCTGGAAATGGAGCCAAATCGGTATTGA
- a CDS encoding low molecular weight protein-tyrosine-phosphatase produces MRVLFVCLGNICRSPTAEGVLRHKLREAGLADLIEVASAGTGDWHVGKAPDKRSQAAAKLRGYDLSAQRAQQVSRADFATYDLILAMDHSNLRNLKALQPARGKAELDLFLRRYQSEIDEVPDPYYDGDQGFEQVLDLIERASDLLVIELKGRL; encoded by the coding sequence ATGCGGGTTTTGTTTGTCTGCCTGGGCAACATCTGCCGATCGCCCACGGCTGAAGGCGTGTTGCGACACAAACTGCGAGAAGCGGGGCTGGCCGATCTAATCGAAGTCGCCTCCGCCGGTACCGGTGACTGGCACGTCGGCAAGGCCCCGGACAAGCGCAGTCAGGCGGCGGCCAAGCTGCGCGGTTATGACCTGTCCGCTCAGCGCGCCCAGCAAGTGTCTCGCGCCGATTTCGCCACTTACGATCTGATTCTGGCGATGGACCACAGCAACCTGCGCAATCTCAAGGCCTTGCAACCGGCCAGGGGCAAGGCCGAGCTGGACCTGTTCCTGCGTCGCTACCAGTCGGAAATCGATGAAGTGCCGGATCCGTATTACGACGGCGACCAAGGCTTTGAGCAAGTGCTGGACCTGATCGAGCGCGCCAGTGATTTGCTGGTGATCGAATTGAAGGGACGGTTATGA
- the kdsB gene encoding 3-deoxy-manno-octulosonate cytidylyltransferase produces the protein MTTAFTVVIPSRYASTRLPGKPLLLIAGKPMIQHVWEQASKSSAQRVVVATDDARIVEACNGFGAEVVLTREDHNSGTDRLAEVAAKLGLGPDAIVVNVQGDEPLIPPSVIDQVAANLAAHTEARMATLAEPIEDVETLFNPNVVKVVSDLNGLALTFSRATLPWARDAFAKSREQLPEGVPYRRHIGIYAYRAGFLHDFVSWGPCWLENTESLEQLRALWHGVRIHVADALIAPPTGVDTVEDLERVRRLLEA, from the coding sequence ATGACCACAGCCTTTACCGTTGTCATTCCATCGCGCTACGCCTCCACCCGCTTGCCGGGCAAACCGCTGCTGCTGATCGCCGGCAAGCCGATGATCCAGCACGTCTGGGAACAGGCGAGCAAAAGCAGCGCCCAGCGCGTGGTGGTGGCCACTGACGATGCGCGCATCGTCGAGGCCTGCAACGGGTTTGGCGCTGAAGTGGTGCTGACCCGCGAAGATCACAATTCGGGCACCGACCGTTTGGCCGAAGTTGCCGCGAAGCTGGGCCTGGGGCCCGACGCCATTGTGGTCAACGTTCAGGGTGACGAACCGTTGATCCCGCCGAGCGTGATTGATCAGGTTGCCGCCAATCTGGCCGCCCACACTGAAGCGCGCATGGCGACATTGGCTGAGCCGATCGAAGACGTGGAAACCCTGTTCAATCCCAACGTGGTCAAGGTTGTCAGCGACCTTAATGGCCTGGCGCTGACCTTCAGTCGTGCCACGTTGCCGTGGGCCCGGGACGCGTTCGCCAAAAGCCGCGAGCAATTGCCGGAAGGCGTGCCGTATCGTCGGCACATTGGCATTTATGCCTACCGCGCCGGTTTCCTGCATGACTTCGTCAGCTGGGGCCCATGCTGGCTGGAAAATACCGAATCCCTGGAACAACTGCGTGCCCTGTGGCACGGCGTGCGGATTCACGTCGCGGACGCGCTGATCGCACCGCCGACCGGCGTCGATACCGTTGAAGACCTTGAGCGCGTTCGTCGCCTGCTGGAGGCCTGA